GCTGGAAGTATCTGACCAGTAGGACAACAATCTGGATTACTATGTAGATGGCCGCGATGATCAGCAGTCCCTGCGTGCTTTTACCGGGTATTTCGACGTCGATGGCGCGTCTTATCAGGATAGGACCGAGCAGGGTCAGCAGTGTCGAGAACAGCAAAAGAAACGAGGCGATGATTATCGTCCGCAAGTACTTCCTGAAATACGGCATTAGTTTCTTGAGTATTCGCCAGTTCCGTTTTTTTGCGCCTGTATCTTCTAGTGCGTATCTGTCTTCAAAATGCCAGTGCATGGTTCATATTATCTACAGAATACACGTGATGTCAAACACTGCATTTGAAATGCTTGATTACAAAGATGCAAAGGAAGATGACAACGATTGTAAACATGCATAACATTCCTCGCCGTCATTGCGAGTCCAAAGGGGACTGGCTCCGTAAGGTGCCTGTCCCCGTGACAGAGTGCAATCGAAGCCCCGCCCCCATCTCCTCTCCCTTGATGGGAGAGGAATAAGGTGAGGGTGAGAACACTACGAAGCAGGCTGCTCGAGACAAGGCAGCGTTTGGGGTCAGGTCTTGACTATTGACAAAAGTGACAAATAACCGGCCCATGTCTTTCGGCAAGTTCGACGCCAACATTGGAAGGAATGTAATTTTGAAAACAAAACAATTTGTCAATAGTCAAGACCTGACCCCATCTGTTTGCCCTGAGAAGGTCACGGTTACGTTTCACTTCATTTTGCTTCATTGCGAGGAGTCCAGTACTTTTTTGGGTGTACATAGTGCGGGGCGACGCGGTCCCGCTTTGCGGGATCCTCGATTCTCACTTGATTACAAATGCCCGATACGAAAAATCGGGACAATCTCCTACTTCTCGACTCGTCTCACTCGCTCGAAGAGAAAATCTAACGACAATAACGGAAATAACGCTATTAACGAGAATAACGAGACTAACGATATTAACGAAAGTAACGAGACTATCGATATTAACGAAATTAACGGTAATAACGAACCTAACGATAATAACGCGATTAACGGTATCAGCGATATTAGCGGAAATAACGGGCTAAACGAAATTAACGTTTTCTGCATCAAGTATAATTGACTTACGCGTTAGGATTGTTATAATAATACATGAAGCGCATAGGTGTAATCATAGTGTTTTTTATTCTTTCCGTCTCACCTGTCGTTGCAGACCGCGGCATGATGCCTTTCAACCCTTATGTTCAGATCTTCGAACCCAACCAGCGGGCAATGATCGCCTGGAACGGCACTGAACAGATACTCCTTCTGAGTACGGATCTGCACGCAACCGACTCAACGCGAGTGCTCGAAGTTATGCCTCTGCCATCCGAGCCTCAGGTGAAGAAGGGAGACCTCGAAACTTTCCGTAAAGCTACCGATCTTATCAACAGGAAATTGTATGCCGGGCAAGCGGGTAAAGGCCGTGCGCTGTCAGAAGGCGTTGTTGTACCGTCGGGCGAAGTGACGTTCCACGAAAAGATCGGCGCCCACGATATTTCCGTCACGCATCTGCTCGACGCATCAGGTTTTGTCGATTGGGTCGTCGAATATCTCGCGACACTCGGTGTGGAGCAAAATATTGTCTCGGACAAAATGAAGAGTCTGATCGAAGAATATATCGCCGGAGATTTTGAATGGTTCGTGTTTGATGTTATATCGCTGGGCCAAGATATTGTGACGAATGAGCCAATACAGTACGGCTTCAAGAGCAATCATTTGTTCTACCCTTTGAAAATTACGAGCACGGCAGAAGGTTCTACATCGATCGAACTCCTGATCCTTACCCCGCGTCTGCTGAACAGATTTCCGTCGCTGCCGATCGACCGCATACACCTGAAACACGACCCCATAGAGATCAGCCAGGATGAACTCAGGGAGTTGAACGAAGACATGTACGCCTTGCTCAAGGGATACGACAGGATGAAACTGCGCATCTGGGAGATCGAAGGCGAATTGAAACAATTCGATGCTGATCTGCTTGCAAGGTGATGCCGATAACAATGTCGTCCTTAGTTGCCTTCTGTGAGCCCTTTCAAGCTTTTTTAGAAGAGAGGTGCCGATGAAGAAAAGAACGAGAAGAGAGATCAAATATCTGATCAATGACCTGGCTAAGAAACACGGCACTCCACTATTCGTTATAAGCAAGTCAAAACTGCTTGAGCAATTGAAGAGGTTCCGCAATCTGCTGCCGCGCGTTCAGCCCTTTTATGCGGTAAAAGCGAACTCCCATCCTTTCATCCTCAAGACATTCGCTGAGGCGGGTATAGGTTTTGACGTTGCGTCGATGCAGGAAATGAAGGCCATTCGTGAACTCGGGATCGGACCGGAGCGCATGATTTTCGCAAATACGGTGAAGAGGCCCGAGGCTCTCAAATATGCCGCCAGTCATAAGATCCAGATGATGACTTTCGACTCCGAGTATGAACTCAATAAGATCGCACGGTTCGCGCCCAGAGCCAGAGTCCTGGTACGTATCAAAGTCCCCAATGTCGGTTCGGTCGTTGAATTATCGTTGAAATTCGGCGCGGAACCGATGGACGCGATACCGTTTTTGATAAAGGCGATACGCCTCGGCCTGAAACCGGTGGGCGTGAGTTTTCATGTTGGTTCCCAGAACACGCATGTGGCAAACTACCTCGACTCGCTTGAGATCGCTTCAATAATTTTCAAGGACGCCCATCTTAAACAGATACCGCTTGAAATACTGGATATCGGCGGCGGTTTTCCGATCCGGTATTTTGACCAGGATAAAGATTTTTTTGGAAAAACCGCGACACACATAAACAAAGAATTAAACCGTATGTTCCCACGCGATGTTCAGATCATTGCCGAGCCGGGCAGGGTGCTCTGTGGTCCGGCCTGCTATCTCATAATGCGTATCGTCGGCAAATCGATACGGGGGAACAAACACTGGTACTATCTCGATGACGGCGTGTACGGGTCCTTGTCGGGGATCGTATACGACCACTGTAAGTATCAGTTCAAGGTGCTGAAAAGAGGTTTCACCCAGATCACGACGCTCGCCGGGCCAACGTGCGATTCTTTTGATATCATTTCGACCAGCGAAGACCTTCCGGAATTGGACATCGGTGATCTAATATATGTTGAGAGGATCGGCGCCTATTCATGGGTGACCGCTACGAATTTCAACGGCATACCACCGGCCAAAGTGGTTACTGTGCCTTAGCCATATGATCACGGATCGAATTGATCATATGAAACCAACAAGGGGGTGTAATGAAAAGATTACATAAGATGAAAAAAGATGTGGAAGGAGTTCCTGATTGGCTTAAGAAGAAGAACTATCCAGGCAAGAAACGATATCTGTCCGGGCAAAGAATTTTTCCGCCGGCAATAAACGGTAGAGAAAAATTGGTGAAACTCATTGAGGATTCGTTTCTTGCATATAATGCAGCCAGATTACGTGAGGGCTGTCGTTTGTTCACCGAAAAGATGTTGGCTGACGATGTTACGGTCGGCATGAGCCTTGCCGGTGCTCTAACTCCTGCTGGGATTGGGAAATCAGTCATTATTCCGCTTATGAAAGCCGGTTTTGTGGATTGGATTGTATCGACCGGTGCCAACTTGTATCACGATATGCACTATGCGTTCAATTTTCCGCTTCACGTTGGCACGCACCTGATCGATGATGCCGATCTCAGAAAGAATGATGTCGTGCGAATATATGACATATTGTTGGGTTATACCGATTGCCTGATGGCGACCGACGAAATACTGCGTCAGATTTTCAAGCAGCCCGAATTCCAAAAGGAAATGGGGACTGCTGAATTTCACTACCTGCTGGGCAAATACGCGGCAGATTGGGAAACGAAGACCGGGCATAGGGATGTTTCAGTCATGGCCGTCGCGCACCGGCTCGGCATACCTCTGTACACGAGTTCGCCCGGTGATTCGACGCTAGGCATGAATATCGCCGAAGAGGAGATCGTAGGCGGTAGACTGCGCATCAATCCGTCGATCGATGTCAATGAAACGACAGCCATTGTTCTTGCCTCAAAACGCGGTGGCGGTAAATCAGGAGCCCTGTTGATCGGCGGTGGGAGCCCGAAAAACTTTCTGCTTCAAACCGAACCCCAGATCCAGGAAGTGCTTCGCATAAAAGAAGTGGGTCATGATTACTTTTTCCAGATCACCGATGCGAGGCCGGATACTGGTGGGCTTTCGGGTGCAACTCCGCACGAGGCCGTTTCGTGGGGTAAGGTCGATCCGACTAGTTTGCCCGATGCAGTGGTCTGCTACCTTGATGCCACAGTGGGTTTTCCGATCATTGCCCATTATGCGCTCGCAAAGCACAAGAAGCGGAAGTTGAAGAGGCTATATGCTAAGCGGCAGGAGTTCGTGAAGAACCTGATCAGGGAGTATTACGCACACCATAAATAGCTAATACCGAGCTGTCGTAGACTTACCTTTATCAATCGGGATTTCGTTGTGTCGTGCGAATAGCGGACTGGAAATTCTAAATTCTAAGCACTAAACTCTAAACAATTTCAAAATTCAAAACGGGGTGGAAGGTTTGCTCCAAGTCTTTAGGTAATTACATCACTTTAATCTTCTTTCCATCTCCGGCATGACCGGGGAATCCAGGCCTTGTTA
This DNA window, taken from candidate division WOR-3 bacterium, encodes the following:
- a CDS encoding DUF2330 domain-containing protein gives rise to the protein MKRIGVIIVFFILSVSPVVADRGMMPFNPYVQIFEPNQRAMIAWNGTEQILLLSTDLHATDSTRVLEVMPLPSEPQVKKGDLETFRKATDLINRKLYAGQAGKGRALSEGVVVPSGEVTFHEKIGAHDISVTHLLDASGFVDWVVEYLATLGVEQNIVSDKMKSLIEEYIAGDFEWFVFDVISLGQDIVTNEPIQYGFKSNHLFYPLKITSTAEGSTSIELLILTPRLLNRFPSLPIDRIHLKHDPIEISQDELRELNEDMYALLKGYDRMKLRIWEIEGELKQFDADLLAR
- a CDS encoding type III PLP-dependent enzyme is translated as MKKRTRREIKYLINDLAKKHGTPLFVISKSKLLEQLKRFRNLLPRVQPFYAVKANSHPFILKTFAEAGIGFDVASMQEMKAIRELGIGPERMIFANTVKRPEALKYAASHKIQMMTFDSEYELNKIARFAPRARVLVRIKVPNVGSVVELSLKFGAEPMDAIPFLIKAIRLGLKPVGVSFHVGSQNTHVANYLDSLEIASIIFKDAHLKQIPLEILDIGGGFPIRYFDQDKDFFGKTATHINKELNRMFPRDVQIIAEPGRVLCGPACYLIMRIVGKSIRGNKHWYYLDDGVYGSLSGIVYDHCKYQFKVLKRGFTQITTLAGPTCDSFDIISTSEDLPELDIGDLIYVERIGAYSWVTATNFNGIPPAKVVTVP
- the speY gene encoding deoxyhypusine synthase; translated protein: MKRLHKMKKDVEGVPDWLKKKNYPGKKRYLSGQRIFPPAINGREKLVKLIEDSFLAYNAARLREGCRLFTEKMLADDVTVGMSLAGALTPAGIGKSVIIPLMKAGFVDWIVSTGANLYHDMHYAFNFPLHVGTHLIDDADLRKNDVVRIYDILLGYTDCLMATDEILRQIFKQPEFQKEMGTAEFHYLLGKYAADWETKTGHRDVSVMAVAHRLGIPLYTSSPGDSTLGMNIAEEEIVGGRLRINPSIDVNETTAIVLASKRGGGKSGALLIGGGSPKNFLLQTEPQIQEVLRIKEVGHDYFFQITDARPDTGGLSGATPHEAVSWGKVDPTSLPDAVVCYLDATVGFPIIAHYALAKHKKRKLKRLYAKRQEFVKNLIREYYAHHK